The following proteins are co-located in the Leucoraja erinacea ecotype New England chromosome 4, Leri_hhj_1, whole genome shotgun sequence genome:
- the LOC129696344 gene encoding uncharacterized protein LOC129696344 encodes MERLSIDFKGPLSSSSQNVYTLTLVDEYSRFPFAFPCPNLSAAMVIKCLDQLFSICGFPSYIRSDRATSFMSKYLKDYLSKRGIATSKTTPYHPIGNGQVERYNRIIWKAAKVALKSNDIPDQHWEYVLPDALHSIRSLPSTATNTTPPKRFFNFKWRSSSGTSLPSWLTSPGPVLLHRYVRLNKNEHFVDEVELTDVNPSYATIKYRDGRQSTVSLHDLAPCPSSPSAPSLLYNTNRELPPSAPSLLDNTNRELPPTLPTMETSIRNSKIVNLNNNMSEVDDQAIYLPPAIETPLSPEAPVLRRSSRRIKPPDRLNL; translated from the coding sequence atggaacgtttgagtattgacttcaaagggcctttatcatcctcctctcaaaatgtttataCACTTACATTAGTTGacgaatattcgaggtttccatttgcctttccttgtccaaatttgtcagctgctatggttatcaaatgtttagatcaactgttttcaatctgtggatttccaagttacatacgtTCTGATAGGgccacctcattcatgtcaaaatatttaaaggactacctttctaagagaggaattgcaacaagtaaaacaacaccatatcatcctattggaaatggtcaggtagAGAGGTATAAcagaatcatttggaaagcagcgaaagtggctttaaagtcaaatgatataccagatcagcaTTGGGAAtatgttctaccagatgcattacactccatcagatctctaccgtcaactgctaccaatactactccgcccaagcggttctttaacttcaaatggcgttcttctagtggtacttctctgccatcatggttgactagccctgggcctgtgttgcttcaccgttatgtccgattaaataagaatgaacattttgttgatgaagttgaactgactgatgtcaacccttcttatgcaactattaagtatcgggatggacgtcagtcaactgtctcacttcatgaccttgcaccatgtccgtcttctccatcagctccgtcacttctttataacactaatcgagaacttcctccatcagctccgtcacttcttgataacactaatcgagaacttcctccaacacttccaacTATGGAAACGTCTataagaaattctaaaattgtaaatctaaataacaatatgagtgaagttgatgaccaagcaatatatctacccccagctattgaaacaccattatctcctgaagctccagtgctgcgacggtcatcaagacgtattaaacctcctgaccgtctcaacttataa